The region TCTGAGCGGACAATGGGCAGTGAATTTGCTGACTGTATCACTTGCGAGCTTTTACCGTTTGTCTGTCAGACGGGTGAGGGGCGGACGTACTACTAATCTGACAGACGTGCGACTGGATACGCACAGTCGTGCGGCCTGTTGCCTAAATAGCGCAGGTCTCTTGCAACTTCAAGGAGATGAGGTTCATGTCTAGATACGTAGTGGCAAATCAATGGGGCGGGAGTTCGGCACCCTGGCATCCGGGTGGAGACTGGACGTTAGGCGCGCGGGATAACCAGAAAGTTGTCGCGATCGAGATCAAATCGGGCGACGGCGGCAAGAGCTTCACCGGCACCATGACCTACTCGGGTGAAGGTCCCATTGGCTTCAAGGCTCAGCGCACAGGTCAGAACCAGTACAACGTTGAAAATCAGTGGGGCGGTAATGATGCCCCGTGGCATCCGGGTGGCAAATGGGTCATCGGCGGCCGAGACAATCAGAACGTTGTGGCGTTGAGCGTGACCTCCAGTGATGGAGGGAAAAACCTCAGTGGTACCAATACCTACGCCAATGAAGGGCCGATCGGCTTTCGTGGGCAGATAGAGTAGCGGTAGCGGAATGTCCGACCCCGCGAAGACGTTCGCGGGGTTCGGACCGCGGCATCAGGCGTTAGGTAACCCCAAGGCCTGTCCCATCTGTACTGGCGAAAGAGCGCCCAGCCCTTGTGCCCACTTCACTTGATCCGGCCCGAACAGCACGACAGCGGTCGATCCCAGCTTAAAACGACCCAGTTCTGCACCTTTCTCCAGATGGATCGGCGCACGGGCGGCTTCGTCGTAGCGGAAGGTTTTCAGCTCGCGTTTCGGCGGCGTGACGAGCCCGGCCCACACGGTTTCAATCGACGCCACAATCATTGCGCCGACCAATACCACGGCCATTGGCCCGCGCTCGGTGTCGAAAATGCACGCCACACGCTCGTTACGGGCAAACAGTTCCGGAACGTTTTCGGCCGTGGTCTGGTTGACCGAAAAGATTCGGCCCGGGATGTAGACCATTTCGCGCAAGGTGCCGGCCAGCGGCATGTGTACGCGATGGTAGTCCTTTGGCGACAGGTAAATGGTGGCGAAATCACCGCCCATGAACGGCGCGGCATTGGCCGCATCACCGCCCAGCAATTCCAGCACGCTGAAACTGTGCCCCTTGGCCTGGAATACTCGGCCGTGTTCAATCGGGCCTAGTTGGCTGACGGCACCGTCGGCCGGGCTGAGGATCGCCCCGGGGGTTTCGTCCAGTGGGCGAGCGCCGTCTTTCAAGGCGCGGGTGAAAAACGCGTTGAAATGCTCGTAGGCCGTCAGGTCTTCGACCAGGGCCTGGGACATGTCCACTTGATAACGTTTGGCGAACCAGGCGGTGAAGGCATTTTTGAACCAGCGCACGCGACATTCCGCAATGCAACCGGCCAGCCGCGAGAGCAAGTGATGGGGCAGCAGGTATTGGCTGAGGATAAACAAACGCTTATTCATTGACTGTCCTTGAAAAACTTAAATCTCTACAGGGGTGTCGGGATGGTTGCCCCATTCGCCCCAGGAGCCAGCGTAGCCTTTGACCCGCGGATAACCGAGAGCTTTGGCCACCAGGTAGGTAAAGCCAGAACGATGGTGGGTCTGGCAGTGGGTAATCACTTCTTTATCTCTGCTGATGCCCAGCTGTTCGAGGATCTGTGGCATGTCCGAACGGATGCGTAGGTTGCGCGCCTGATCCATGCCAGCGGTCCATTCGAAATTCACCGCGCCGGGGATATGTCCGGCCTTGGCCGCCAGGACTTTTTCACCGGAGTATTCCAGCGGCCCGCGCGCGTCCCAGATCGCCAGGTCGGCGGCGCCGAGACGGCTTTGCAGGTATTCGCGGGTGGCAGTGGGTTCGTCGTGCAGCGTCAGAGCCATCGGACCGCCTACCGGGGTCGGGACCTCGGTGGACAGCGGCAAGTCTTGCGCCAGCCACGACAGCAGGCCGCCATCAAGGTAGTGGTAGTGGGTGTGGCCTATGACATCCAGCAGCCAGATGAATCGTCCGGCCCAACCGCCGCCTTCGTCGTCATACACAACGTAGACCGCGTCCTTGTTGTGGCCCAGCTCACCGAACAACGCTTCGAGTGCGGCCGTGGCCGGCAGCAAGCCTGGCGCCGGTGGCAGGCCCAGTTGCGTGCGTTTAGGGTCGACAAAACGCGCGCCGGGGATATGGCCCTCGGCATAGCGGGCGCTGCTGGTCAGGTCGACCAGAATCAATTCACGGGCATCGAGGCGGCTGAGCAGGTCGCTCGGCTCGATCACCAGCGCCAAGCCAGAGAAATCAGGCATGTGAGGTCTCCAGAGCACAAAGGGAAGGATTGTAGCGCAGCGTCATGAAGCCCCGTCATCAATTATTTCCCGCGCCACGGCGGACCTGAGCCTTCAGGTTGCACCTGAGCGTGCGACAGGCACTCAGTGATCACGGGCTCTAGCGCTGGCTAAAGCTGTGCAAGGCTTTCTCGATGCACTGCGCCGTTTTGCCGAAGGCTTGCAGGGTAATTTCCGAGAACGGACCGCCGCCCTGATCCGCGGCCACAATCATGATCACCCGGCCATTGTTGACCAGTGAACGCAACAGCAGGTGGTCGCCGCCGAACTGGTTGCGCAGGCTGGCGGGCAACAGCGCCGAGAACTGCGCGTTGTTGGCCGGGGTCAGCCGTACCTGGGCTTGTTGCGCGAGCAGGCGTTGCAATACGGTGCTCTGGCTGACCACCAGATTCAGTTCGGCTGCCTCCTTGGGCAGGCCGGCCGTCTGATGGACTCTGAGTTTGGCGTGAGTCCGATCAGCCATCAGAATCATCACCCGGCGCATGCCGCAGGCGACCAGTGCATCCCGTGCGGAGGTGGTCAAGTGCATGGCGTTGGTGAAACGGCTCGGCTCCACCAGCAGCTCGGCACATTGTTTGCGCCACTTGCCGAGGTCTTCTGTGCTCGGCGCCGGGGCGGGTAGCAAACCGGCGTGGAGGCGGTGGGTGCCCCACGGCCAGAGCAGCGAGATCGCCGGGTGCCAGAGGTCCGGCATGGCGTGTTGGCGCGCACTGTTGGCCGACTGTTGATGCAGTTGCTGTTGTACTTGATCCATCGGCATTTGCAGATAGAGGCTGGTCAGGTACTGCCAGCGCTGGCTGTGTGGGCTGTCCCAGGCATGTTGTGCCGACAACGCCAGACCATTGGCCAGCAACACGGTATTGGCCGGTTGATTGAGCCAGTTGCGCAGGCTCGGATCATCATCGAGGCTATTTTGCTGGCGCAGCGGGTGATTGCTGTCGCGGGCAATTCGCAGAACCTTCACCAGCTCACGCTGATTCACCAGCAGCGCGCGATAGCCCTGCTGTACCCAGATGGGCAGGTGCCAGAGGTCTACCAGTGTCTGGGCGATTTCCAGCAAGCGGACGCCGAACAATTGCTTTTCGACCTTGCGCGCCGATTCGCCCTTGTGAATGACCCGCAATTCCCACTCTTCAAGCAAGTGCGGATGGGTCAGAGCCAGCGGCCAGAGCGGCGAAAGAAACAGCAGGCTGCCCCAGTGGATGTCTTGCCACAGTCGCGCCAGGCGGCTGGCGAAAAAACCGTTGGCCTGTTGGGTGGCATGCTGGCTGATCATTTGCAGCTGACGCAGGGCCAGCGGAATGTCGGATAGGGGTTTGGCGGGCAGTCGGGCGAGCAGTTCTTCGGTGCGTTTCAAACCGAGGCGATTG is a window of Pseudomonas sp. DC1.2 DNA encoding:
- the asd gene encoding archaetidylserine decarboxylase (Phosphatidylserine decarboxylase is synthesized as a single chain precursor. Generation of the pyruvoyl active site from a Ser is coupled to cleavage of a Gly-Ser bond between the larger (beta) and smaller (alpha chains). It is an integral membrane protein.); protein product: MNKRLFILSQYLLPHHLLSRLAGCIAECRVRWFKNAFTAWFAKRYQVDMSQALVEDLTAYEHFNAFFTRALKDGARPLDETPGAILSPADGAVSQLGPIEHGRVFQAKGHSFSVLELLGGDAANAAPFMGGDFATIYLSPKDYHRVHMPLAGTLREMVYIPGRIFSVNQTTAENVPELFARNERVACIFDTERGPMAVVLVGAMIVASIETVWAGLVTPPKRELKTFRYDEAARAPIHLEKGAELGRFKLGSTAVVLFGPDQVKWAQGLGALSPVQMGQALGLPNA
- a CDS encoding HDOD domain-containing protein produces the protein MANETNVPALKPTTLQGWVKLLDAVRLPVPQASHDRVCKALRNSRSSVRDIADLMQESPALALSVIREANRHTQGSMTEPAENLEVAINRLGLKRTEELLARLPAKPLSDIPLALRQLQMISQHATQQANGFFASRLARLWQDIHWGSLLFLSPLWPLALTHPHLLEEWELRVIHKGESARKVEKQLFGVRLLEIAQTLVDLWHLPIWVQQGYRALLVNQRELVKVLRIARDSNHPLRQQNSLDDDPSLRNWLNQPANTVLLANGLALSAQHAWDSPHSQRWQYLTSLYLQMPMDQVQQQLHQQSANSARQHAMPDLWHPAISLLWPWGTHRLHAGLLPAPAPSTEDLGKWRKQCAELLVEPSRFTNAMHLTTSARDALVACGMRRVMILMADRTHAKLRVHQTAGLPKEAAELNLVVSQSTVLQRLLAQQAQVRLTPANNAQFSALLPASLRNQFGGDHLLLRSLVNNGRVIMIVAADQGGGPFSEITLQAFGKTAQCIEKALHSFSQR
- a CDS encoding lectin OAA; translated protein: MSRYVVANQWGGSSAPWHPGGDWTLGARDNQKVVAIEIKSGDGGKSFTGTMTYSGEGPIGFKAQRTGQNQYNVENQWGGNDAPWHPGGKWVIGGRDNQNVVALSVTSSDGGKNLSGTNTYANEGPIGFRGQIE
- the rhdA gene encoding thiosulfate sulfurtransferase, whose protein sequence is MPDFSGLALVIEPSDLLSRLDARELILVDLTSSARYAEGHIPGARFVDPKRTQLGLPPAPGLLPATAALEALFGELGHNKDAVYVVYDDEGGGWAGRFIWLLDVIGHTHYHYLDGGLLSWLAQDLPLSTEVPTPVGGPMALTLHDEPTATREYLQSRLGAADLAIWDARGPLEYSGEKVLAAKAGHIPGAVNFEWTAGMDQARNLRIRSDMPQILEQLGISRDKEVITHCQTHHRSGFTYLVAKALGYPRVKGYAGSWGEWGNHPDTPVEI